One segment of Thermococcus profundus DNA contains the following:
- a CDS encoding signal recognition particle protein Srp19 has translation MSKFVVWPNELDSRLPRKYGRIIPKTVAVRAPSLREIEDASEVLGFRIIEKDPTKLNPRLAGIEEEYRTLGRLVIESQYGKSKSLRMIAEKIRELRKRTEVRKSKRKKR, from the coding sequence ATGTCAAAGTTTGTGGTATGGCCAAACGAGCTGGATTCCAGACTGCCGAGGAAGTACGGACGGATTATCCCAAAGACCGTTGCCGTTAGAGCCCCCTCACTCCGCGAGATAGAAGATGCCTCCGAGGTTCTCGGATTCAGAATAATCGAGAAGGACCCAACAAAGCTCAACCCGCGCCTTGCTGGGATTGAAGAAGAGTACAGAACACTGGGACGTCTGGTGATAGAGTCGCAGTACGGAAAATCTAAGAGCCTCAGAATGATAGCGGAAAAGATCCGCGAACTAAGGAAACGTACAGAAGTAAGGAAATCCAAGCGGAAAAAGCGCTGA
- a CDS encoding Lrp/AsnC ligand binding domain-containing protein codes for MVKAYVLLTIEIGKVESVIESLKSLQGVIRADAVTGPYDAIVYIEANDLGELTRKILHDIHNIDGVIDTTTAIVVEMEEE; via the coding sequence ATGGTTAAGGCCTATGTTTTGCTGACTATCGAAATAGGAAAGGTTGAGAGCGTTATAGAATCCCTCAAATCCCTCCAGGGGGTCATAAGGGCTGACGCAGTTACCGGCCCCTACGATGCCATTGTGTACATCGAGGCGAACGACCTCGGCGAGCTCACCAGAAAGATACTCCACGACATACACAACATCGACGGCGTGATCGACACGACCACGGCCATCGTCGTCGAAATGGAAGAAGAGTGA